A region of the Mus caroli chromosome 7, CAROLI_EIJ_v1.1, whole genome shotgun sequence genome:
GCCAGGCTCTCCCACAGCCCTAGACTCTCAGACTTCTTGGGGTGGTTACCTCCAAAAATCTAAGCAATTTTCCTCctctctaattttaaaattccagGCACAGAGTCCAAGAACTGACCCACCCCGCCCCACCTGACAACGGGAGTTAATGGTGGAGAATTGACTTGACTTGTCAAGCTCCTGTTTTATAATTTGGGACCTAAGAACTAATCCCTGGGAGCTTTCTTTCTTGGGTTCTGATCTGGAATTAAGAGAGTTTGCACCCCTACCCCCGAGTGAGGCCTTAAGAGCAAGACCCAGAAAGGTGACCATGAAGAAGCAGCTGAAGAGACGGCCTGTAGATGTATACCCCTGGAGCAAAATTCAGAAAGAGTTCTCCCAAGGAGTGATGGGCAGCAGTGCCAAATACTGCTAAAAGGTTAAGGCACAGGAAACTGAGAACAATAACCAGTGAAGTTGACAAGGTGGAGCTGCCCGGTGATGCCGAGAAGAGGTGAGCCGTTCACTTCTGTCCGCTGGAttccacagagacagagaagaaaataaatggaggCCATGGTCGCATTCAGCCCTTGGAAGAGCTTGACTATAAAAGGCAGTACGGACCTGGGTTGGGACTACAAGGCTCTCTTTTTAAGAAATAGCAGTTTTACAGTGTGTTTACACACTGATGGGGATGAATCCAGCAGAGAGGGAGGCACTGAGAACGAAGAACAGAGGAGAGAACTGGAGAACAAATCTCATGGGTTCCTGAGAATGAGATGCAGTGCAGGAGGTGGCTTTGCCTAGGACCTCCACCGCCTCTGAAGGGGTGGCAAAGGCTGTGGAATGAGGCAGAGGGTCTGGAGACCTGCTGAGAAGGCTCACAGCTTCTGGGGAACTGTTGCATTCTTCTTTATACATTCAAGTGGAGTCCCAGCATAGTCACTCAATTCAGCTTctcatgactgcttctatttcctttgagCCTCACTTTCCTAACAGGGAGTAAAAAACTGAAAATCTCAATAGAGGGAACATCAAAATGCCTACTCTGTGGAGTTCTTAATAAAGATTAAACAAGCCAGGcttagtggcgcacgcctttaatcccagcacttgggaagcagaggcaggcagatttctgagttcgaggtcagcctggtctacagagtgagttccaggacagccaggactacacagagaaaccctgtctcgaaaaaaacaaacaaacaaagaaaaaaaggttaaACAAGTGAGGCTGGTAAGAAAGTAGCACACAGCCAAGTTCACCGTAAGACTTAGGAAGGGCTTAGGAAGAGGCTCATTTGCTGCGCAgacttgaagacctgagttggaatccccaggacccatataaaaagccaggtgtgactgCTCTTGactttaaccccaacacttggggagaggcagagacagataggtCCTGGGAAACTTAGTCTAACTAAAACAGTGAACTGGAATGCTTCCTGTCGGGAGCAGTAAGGTAGAGatcaatagaggaagacacataACACCCTCCACTGTctcacatgcatgtacaacaCGTACCACACATAATACACAAACACCCACAACATACACCACAGCACACAGAAACAGCAaaggtataataaataaatagcagctATCTATGCTTTATCGCAGCACACCACTCTCCGGTGCAGCAACTGACCCCAACTGACACCACTCAGAGTCTTTGCTGAACACTGATGTCTCCTGGCAAAGTTCTCACCCATCAGCCTCCACtttacccaccccaccccaccaccacggTCCTCTCCCACAAAACCATTCTTCCTTTGCTGCTGCCTCCAGCTCCCCAGGAAAGACTatggtccatcttttcttctAGACCACGAACTTAACCTCTTCCGGGTTGGTATCCTCCTCTGTATAAGTATAGGATGTCAGAATCGCCAACCTCCTCCCGCACGATGTTCTGCCAATAAGTTTAGTTATTCAACTCTCAGGTTCTAACCTCAAAAGATATCTGATAAGcaaaaactgaaaaccaaaccGAAGACTGTCTATCCCAGGAAACATCAACCATGAAATATCTTTGGCGCCATCTACTGGCGAATGATTTGCGAACAGCCTCCCTGAAAGCAGATAGTGTTCTACAGAGCCGAAAACTGATTGCAGATGACACAGAACTGATGCTTCCGTGGGAGACGCCATCCCCACCAGTGTGTGTCAGCATTTGAATAAGCACACACAAAATCCAGACAGCTTTAGAGATGGGTGTGTTAGTTACTTACTCACAGCATTTCCTGTGTCCCTATGCAATCTTCacaaaacttttaataaaaaaaattttgcACGATTTCTGTGCAGATGTGTGCTCCCATGCATGACAGTGTGTgggccagaggttgacactgagttcattcttctttcatttttccacctttattctttgagacacAATGTCATGTTTAACATGGTATTCACCATTTCAGCTAGAGTAGCTCACCGCGAGCCTCTGGGTTCCTCCTGAATCCATTCTGTGGTTACAGACACATACTACCATGTCCTGCTTACACATGGGTGCTAAGGAcgcaaacccaggtcctcatgcgtGAACAGAAAGCaccttacacactgagccatctccgcagCCCCATGgtgatctttttttaatttaagtattcatgtatttaatgtatatgagcactctgtcttcatgcacaccggAAGAGCGAatcagatcccaatacagatggttgggagccaccatgtggttgctgggaattgaactcaataCCTGTGGGAGAGCAGCCTCCCGGCCCCAGTGGTGGTCATTTTTCATCGTTGAAAATATTCTCCTGAGATCCCTGCATAGAGCCAGTTGGTGGTTCTGGAAAGTACTGTGTTAATTGGTGCAGCCGCCCTCTCTCTCAtttacaagcatacatacatacaagcatacaaGTCCATACCTTTGTACTCCCGGATGACAAAATCAACCCCAACAAACGGAAACTGTCCCGCTCACTCTCCCAAATGGGAGGAGGCAAGTCTTGGTACTTATTAGTTACTGCAGGAGAGTCCCATTAAGCATCGCTAGGAAGAATTAATAGTTGAAAACCCTGTTATCCCATAATTAAAGTATAGAATTACCTTCCAATACTTTATCAAATGATCAGGgtgaaaagaagggagaaagaatcaGCCAACCCCTTCCATTTTCTGTTGTCATATAACCAAGAAAGAGTGAAGCATGCCTGCTTGCTGGTTTCTCTGGCCAGTCATAACGTCACCAGTGGTGCTCATAAATTTCTTCCTCTACCGTTCTCTGTTTTCTTGTCCTCAGACAGAACTTTATCTGGCCAGCATTCTTCATGCAGTAAGGTGGCATAACACTGCACTTCTGAAGGCCCTGCATCTTCAATAGCTCTGCCTATCTTTAGTTGTCATGTTCATTGATATTTACGAACAAGCATGGAAAGTTCAAGGTACCCCCAGATGGTATCTCAGCGACAGCTGTGTTCCTTTCTGATGGCTACCTTCTTCTTGGTTACTAGGATCAATCCCCACAGTCAGAGCAGTGAGAGTCTTCTTAACTCACTGAGAGACCTCAGTGTCCACGTGGTGATCTCAAACCCTAGTTGAATAGGCTTGCTGTGATTCCTAATGGATGTATTTTCTTTCCTGGGAGATAAGGCCTCTAATCAGGCAGGGCACAGGTTTGAAGCCACAGGAAGCATAATTCCATAAGTGAATTATCTGGTAGAATTGTGAGGAGCCTGTGTGTTCTGCCTGTAAGAGAAAGGGCACAAAGTTTTGATTGCTAAATCAGATCATATGTTGTGTATCATTACCATGGAGTCTTATGATGTGGTGGGCAAGATGGGCAGCTCATGACCTACAGACGACTGGTGTCTCTTGGTTCCATCTTGTCTTAATTTCAAATGTCTTTATCCCTTAAATGGGTTCTATGGGTGCCATGTCCTGTGTGACTTAGTCATGGAAACCTGCCTGGCACACCAACAGGGatgaagaaatgacagatgaCACTCATACAGAGAAGCTGGGATCTGGTGCACTGTACTCGCTATGATAGAAGtcaccaggactacacagtgaacaAGACTGCCTGCTTACTATGTACAACACAGAAGAAGCGGTTAGCTAGTCTCTGTAGGAGATCACTGTGGCTAAGCATCtcagggaggaggaagctgaagtAGATGTTTTCTGTACACTGTCAACATTTGCTCACAGACCAGGGGAAAGCTTTGTCATTTCCCATGGACCTAATGATCGGAGATCCTTGACATGGCCCATGTCAAAGCtacacacattcactcagaaTTTCATGTACACTCCCACATATGGGGATCACATGCCGTTTTTGGCATCTGTTCATTGCATCTATCCTGTTACTTCCTGTGTTAATAATCACAGTAGAAGCTCCTGAATAGCTGGTTGTCTGTCCCACAGACAAGTAACAATTCCAGGGGGACTATTTCTTAAACAGTTATTTACAGTAGAGGGTAAGAGATGGAATTGAGTTGCCCTGAACCCCATGTGCCTGCAGATATGACTTCTTTAAGAGTTAAGAAAAGTTGctttagccaggtggtggtggctcatatctttaatcccagcactctgggaggcagaggcaggtggatctttgtgagttcaaagccagtctagtctagtctacagagtgagtcccaggacaaccaaggctacatagggaaaccctgtgccccactccacccccccccaaaaaaaaaaacaaagaaaagaaagaagaaaagaaaagttgctTTTTCTCCGACAGGTCCTGGATGTTGGGAGCCCTGCCAAGAGCTTTTTTGGGGAAATGAAGGCTAGAGGCCATGGATTGATACCATTCACTCTGTTGCAGGCACAGCCTCTGTCGCTGTGGCAGGGATCCTGGCTGCTCTGAGAATCACCAAGAACAGGCTGTCCAatcatgtgtttgttttccagGGTGCGGGTGAGGTAAGTGCCATTGGAAGGACTCTATGGCGGTTGTGCCAAGAAGAATAAGAATGGGTGGGGTAGTCTTCCCAGGGAGAGGCAGGCTGAGATTCTGACAAGAGGAAGCAACACAAGTGTATGCCAATCACTGCAGCATTTTGAGTCTCAATGTTTGAGTCTCTCAAAGGAAGAATTTAACTGGGCCATCTAGGAGTTGTGGggctaaggaaaaaaagaaaggctcaTTTGGATGAAACCCCTGGCATGTGCTGAACAACAGTGTGCTCTGAGTCTAAACCTTGTCCTTattctacccacccacccccaggcAGCATTGGGCATTGCCCACCTCCTTGTCATGGCCCTGGAAAAGGAAGGGATACCCAAGACAGAGGCCATAAAGAAGATCTGGATGGTGGACTCCAAGGGTCTGATTGTCAAGGTACTGTTTAGCCAGAAAAACCAAAGGTTTCTTGACACCCAGAGCTGCCCAGAACTAAACTGAAAGAGTTCTCCAGCTGGGTATGGCAGTATATGTCTCTAATCTCCTCACTGGGGAGGcagtggatatctgagtttgaggccatcctggcctacagatgttccaggacagccaggctttctcaaagaagaaaggaggaggaggaagagagagagagagttctccGAGGGGCGGGGTACTTAGACAGAATGGCAAGcgaaaagaaaattccaaagtAAAAGCTTTAATTGATACTGTCCAAAGAtactgagtgtgtgcatgtgtgtggatttgttgtgcatgtgcatttgcctgaatgtgtgcacgtatgtatatgtgcatgtgcatatgtgtgtatgtatgtgtgtgtgtgtgcccacatgtgtgGATACCTGAATACCCCTTTCAGCCTTTTCTCCTACCAGGACTTGCCTTGATAGTCTCAGCCATACTGAATCATAGTCCTCCAAAAGAcatatgctctctctcttcctcaactTTGCACAACCTGACCACTGTAAGGGATCTTTGGCCTAGAGATACATCCTCCTCCCAGCATCCCAGAGCATGGTCTCTGAGCACTAGAGATACATCCTCCTCCCAGCATCCCAGAGNNNNNNNNNNNNNNNNNNNNNNNNNNNNNNNNNNNNNNNNNNNNNNNNNNNNNNNNNNNNNNNNNNNNNNNNNNNNNNNNNNNNNNNNNNNNNNNNNNNNNNNNNNNNNNNNNNNNNNNNNNNNNNNNNNNNNNNNNNNNNNNNNNNNNNNNNNNNNNNNNNNNNNNNNNNNNNNNNNNNNNNNNNNNNNTAGAGATACATCCTCCTCCCAGCATCCCAGAGCATGGTCTCTGAGCACTAGAGATACATCCTCCTCCCAGCATCCCAGAGCATGGTCTCTGAGCAGGTTACCAGACACTGGTGACTCTTCCTACTCACTCGCTCATTTTCCCATCATTTTGTTCACCCTATTGAGCTGACTTCTAATCAACAAGTTGTAGGCTTGACATCACTCTGGTACTCAGGAGGCCAGCTGGGGAAGTCAGAAATGATTGAACTCATTACCAGAACTTGGGCTAGTCTGTCACTACCAGGCTTcttgaagagatgccatgaccagcCTGTCCTAGACTCAGCTTACTGAGACTCACAGGAAGACTAGGGGACCCTATTAAATCTATTCTCACTAGCTCTCTGGCACTGGAAGTCTCAAGCCTCTGTCCTTCTGTGAACCTGTGGGCTCCACTTCTTGTGGTCAAGGGACTCAGCGAAGCTAAGGAATTTCCTAGGAATCTTTCTATCCTCACCCAGGAAGCCATGACCTACAAcagctaaaaagaaaagataacttATCAGTTCTTCTTCTGTGCggctggggggatggctcagatgttaagaacacttgtttaCTCTTTTAGGGAACCcagatttgatttggtttgattcccagcacacacacacacacacacacagtggctaaCAACTTTTTGTAAGTTCAGTTACATAGGACCTGGTACTCTTTTATAGCCCCCCATGAACACTGCATCCACACAGAGCACAAATATAAGCAGGCAAAAACAACTATGCAATTacaatagatatttttttaaaaagaaatacatttccttAGGGTTCACTGTAGGTTCTACTGGGAAATCTGATCAAGGGTGCCTCACTATTCTGCAAGCTCAGACCAAACCATGAGGCTCAATCCAAAACACTGTCAGAATCCTACTGCATCAAGGACCTGCTCAGTAGGCCTCCAACACTCTACCTACTCAGCACCCTTCTTTCCCTACAGGGAAGAAGCCACCTAAACCATGAGAAGGAGATGTTTGCCCAAGACCACCCTGAAGTCAACTCCCTGGAGGAGGTAGTAAGGCTGGTGAAGCCCACAGCAATTATAGGTAGGAACAAGAAGAGGGGACCCTACTACCCAGCCTAGCTAACCCTCCTGACTTGCAGATAGAGTCTGAGGCTCAGTGAAACTACCTATAGAAGCACAGCTCTTTCCCCTCTTCTATGTCTGGTTCAATGCTGTAAACTTTTATTGAGTGACTTATGTATACAAACTATAAAAATGAAGGACCAGAGTTGCAACTTGTTAACACAGAATGATATAATATGGTAGAGAAGGACAGTATTGCTCTCTAGCATGAAGGTGAGCTCTCCTTGCACCCCAAGACAGGGACCCTGGCACCTGTCTCTGTACTAGAGGAACACTCTGCTCTCAGCAACATTCAGGAATGCCTTAAAGATCAGAGACCTAAAACAAACCAGTGGTCTCTGTGGAATGAGCAAGAGGTCTTAGCTAACTCAAGCAACAGGAttgttttcccttctgttttcccttctgtttcctcAGCCCCGATAGCAGATTTTATTCTCAAGATTCCCAAGTCTGTCATGGGGTACCTACTTCCCTCCCCAGTGCCACGGGATATTTATACCCAGTAGGCCTTCCCTACTACCCCCCTTTTCCCTGTAGGTGTCGCTGCCATCGCAGGAGCCTTCACGGAGCAGATTCTGAGGGACATGGCCTCCTACCATGAGCGCCCTATCATCTTTGCCCTGAGCAACCCCACCAGCAAGGCTGAGTGCACCGCTGAGAAGTGCTACCGGGTCACCGAGGTCAGCGGGGAGTCCTCTCTCCCACCAGCTGAGAGAAAGTAGTAACAGTTACACCAGAAACCCTATATAGGTGACAGAGAGTGCCCATCATAGTAAGCAGGCTGAGGTTTAGAACGatgaagagaacacatggagagacccatggctccggctgcatatttaacagaggatggccttgtctgggatcactgggaggggaggcccttggtcctgtgaaaacttgatgccccagtgtgtgGGGATGCTGGGGCGATAAGGCAGGAgcgggtaggtgggtgggggagcaccctcatagaaacaggcgGGAAGGGGAGTGAGTTAGAGGagtttctgaggggaaaccaggaagggggataacatttgaagtgtaaataaaataaccaacaaaaaatttatttaaaaaaaaaaaaaagaaagatgagtcAACTTTCCAAACATCATCAAACTCGTAAAGAATAGAGCTACCTCTGAAACTTAGAATTAACTCCAAAACCAAAGCTCTCCCCATGATACTGTGCTTCTCAGTGTCCCAAAGCTCACTAGAGCTTTATCCAGAACCATGGCTTCTGTGTTCTCTAGGCAACTGTCCTGACTTGGCCCTTCCAAATGTTGGGGGGAAGGGTCACCATGACCTTCACTGTCACTAACTTAGAGGGAGGTGGGGCTTAGCTTTCTGGTCAGATAAATAAATTGTTCTTAGAGTACTTACCAAGTTCCCACTACAGTTCTGAACACTGTAAGGGAGAATGAAGTGGACCCCATGTTTAAGAGATAAGAATAGACTACCATGACTACTCCAAACCTGTCTCCACGATCCAACTCTTGTTTTCTTGCTGCCTCCAGGGCCGAGGAATCTTTGCCAGTGGAAGTCCTTTTAAGAGTGTGACTCTGGAAGATGGCAGGACATTCACTCCTGGTCAGGGAAACAATGCCTATGTGTTTCCTGGGGTAGCCCTGGGCGTCATCGCTGGTGGGATCCGGCACATCCCAGATGAAATCTTCCTCCTGACGGCAGAGGTACCACTGTCTTTTCTTCCTAGGGTGCTTCTAATCTAATAGGGTTGGTGGATCAACACCAGGTCTTTAAGCCTGGTGACCCCTGGATTCGTCCTCTCATCTCTTCTACCCACTCACTGGCCCCCAACACTGGCATTAGAGTAGAAACAAGGCtggaaaggaaaactcatagaacCATGAACAGAGAAATGATTTTGTTTAGATGACCACCTAGAATATCAAGCGTGTTGGAGGAGACTAGAATCCAAGAAGTAAGGAACCCAGAGACCATTGTGTAACAGGCTATGGCCAACCAGAGAACAAAAACCTTTGTTTGCTGGTCACAACTACATCCTTCTTGGTTTTAGtgattttcttttagaattcAGGGAGTCCCGTGCTGCTTTGAACATCAGCCATATTTACTATAGAAAGAATGAGTCTTTGTTTAAGCCTAGCATTAAGCTTTCTTATGCGGCACAGGTTGCAGTACCTGGGCAAGCTTTGGGATAAGGGGATGGATTTGTTCtatgatggggaaaaaaatcaatctatctctcttcctttccctctccctctctctagcaAATTGCCCAAGAAGTCTCTGAGCAGCACCTGTCTCAGGGGAGACTCTACCCACCACTCAGCACCATCCGAGATGTGTCTCTGAGAATTGCAGTCAAAGTAAGGGGCATCCTACTTGTATCCCTCTGGTATGGGTAGCAAGGCTCCACCTATTCCTCTGACTTCAGGAGAGCTAAGGGGATGGCAGCCAGGGAAACATCCTGAGCTCCCTGAGCATCCCTGCATGCACACCAAAGACTGAGTGACAAACTCTTGCCTGCTCAACAGCCTGAGTCCCAAATACCCATTCAGGCCAATTCTAGGAAAGCTCCCAGATTTCCTCCAAAACATCAGGAAAGGCCACCAGAGGCCATGGTCTTGTGAACCAGAACGTGggtggaatttttttcttaatgaatcaTAATCAGTCATTTATGAGAAAGGTCAGCTTGCATAGCCTCATGGCAAGGACTCGGGCTTTGGAGTCCTCACTCTGGCAGATATCTTTACTTCATTCAACTTCAGTTCTGTTTCTGAAGAGGTCAGAAGTTCCTCTCTCCTGGAGCTCTGGAGACTAAATGTTCCTGCTAGGCATAGCAcatgtttctttttccctctttctctctttaggaGGTGAGGAGGTGATCAGGTTCACAGAATATTCCAGACTGTGAGATTACGCAAAAGTGATAGGTTTTCAAATACAGCACAATACAATAAAGACCAATTTCAAATAATAACTATCCAAGATGGATAATGGGTACATATCATTCCCATTAGTGTATATGGCTTTTCTGTTAGAAtgacaaataattttataaactgCACTGCTCAGCAATACATAGTCCCATGAGTTAGTTGTCCAGGGCAGGCACCCTTAAACCGCAGCTGTAAAGTCCAACAACTTAGTCCCAGTCCAGTTCAGCCACCACACTTCCTTCATTAAGGCTATTTGTTCATAAGAAAATCATCCAGTTCAACCTCTCAGCCAGCAAGGGAATGGCCTCTATTCACATCGCTCTAGGAAAGGGATATAATTACTCTGCTTACCGACTAGGACACTGAAGTACCCATGAAGCCTGCCATGGCTGGAAACCCACGGGGAGTGGGAAGCAGGTGAGATAGGCTCAGCCTCTTTAAGCCTGGCCCAGGCATGAGGTATGAACCCTTCATCTCCGGAGCTCTGGAGAGGGAGACTACAAGCCTCTTGGGGGAAAGTAAGTTCTATCTAGAAAGAAAGTTCTAACCCTCCCCTTCCAGTGGTGTCGTAGGTCACAACTGCAGAGAAACATGGCTGGTTCTTTAGGAGATACTCCTTAGCCCCTGGCTGCCAAGTACGGGGCCTTTAAGACAGATTTACCCATAGATCTAGTTCCTCACCCGAACATATTTTTCCTAGGTCCTCGACTATGCATACAAACACAACTTGGCCTCCTACTATCCAGAACCCAAGGACAAGGAGGCTTTTGTAAAATCTCTGATCTACACTCCAGACTATGACTCCTTCTCACTAGACACCTACAGCTGGCCTAAGGAAGCTATGAGTGTTCAGAAGGTCTGACGCAGTCTCCAGAGATGGTTTGGATGAAGAAATACAATATAAACCGGTTCCAAAATGGCCAGTCTTGTCTCTGTGGTTATATTTGTCAtttgtcttcctttgggtttggGGGTAGATGCTAAGGCATACAGCGATAAAAGCTTTGTTCCTGAAGGCCCTGGAGGCTCATCTTCCTATAACCCTTGTCTGAATTCCTTTCTGAATATCTCTTTTACTATTAATTGCTATCTACTAATCAAACCTTGTGGGAATTTCTGCCTAGAACATCACCTTTGTAGAGGTCAAGGTCTAGATTGGACATGAGTCCTTTTTAATAAGAGAGAAAGTGTGATgcccatgaaaaaaaaaaaaagttcatataGAAGCCAGCATGCTCGGAGAATGGACACTTCCTATAAAGACAAAAAGGAGAGCTGGCTTTGTACTTTGCCCCAAGAATAAACGATGGGTTAAGTCATAAGCACTCAAGAAATGCAAGCAAAGCTACTTGCTAGAAAATGAGGTCCACTCATCAGAAAGTTAATCCCTTTCAAAAGAATACATTACCTTCAAGACTC
Encoded here:
- the Me3 gene encoding NADP-dependent malic enzyme, mitochondrial isoform X2, which translates into the protein MAFTLEERLQLGIHGLIPPCFLSQDVQLLRIMRYYENQQSDLDKYIILMTLQDRNEKLFYRVLTSDVEKFMPIVYTPTVGLACQHYGLTFRRPRGLFITIHDKGHIATMLNSWPEDNIKAVVVTDGERILGLGDLGCYGMGIPVGKLALYTACGGVNPQQCLPVLLDVGTNNEELLKDPLYIGLKHQRVRGKEYDDLLDEFMQAVTDKFGINCLIQFEDFANANAFRLLNKYRNKYCMFNDDIQGTASVAVAGILAALRITKNRLSNHVFVFQGAGEAALGIAHLLVMALEKEGIPKTEAIKKIWMVDSKGLIVKGRSHLNHEKEMFAQDHPEVNSLEEVVRLVKPTAIIGVAAIAGAFTEQILRDMASYHERPIIFALSNPTSKAECTAEKCYRVTEGRGIFASGSPFKSVTLEDGRTFTPGQGNNAYVFPGVALGVIAGGIRHIPDEIFLLTAEQIAQEVSEQHLSQGRLYPPLSTIRDVSLRIAVKVLDYAYKHNLASYYPEPKDKEAFVKSLIYTPDYDSFSLDTYSWPKEAMSVQKV